From a single Acidobacteriota bacterium genomic region:
- the add gene encoding adenosine deaminase, producing the protein MSLRGFLQAIPKVELHVHLEGSMAPDTLWALARRHRVDLPANDLTGLRRWFRFRDFEHFVEIYLTLSACLKDAEDIHRLATDFLAEQARQNVVYSEVHFTISTHVANGLEGEAVMQALETAAAEAKRRHDIEVRWIPDIVRNNPVERADTTIEWALAGRGRGVVALGLAGMEKGFTNDPFLEHFAAARAAGLHRVAHAGEHAGPESVWSALEDCGAERIGHGVRAIEDASLVAELARRGVPVEVCPSSNLCLGVFPEMAHHSFDALRRAGVAVSVNSDDPPLFDTTLSDEYWRLAQAFGYDAGVLVELARAAFDHAFVGSAERQILKQRFEREVAACADREGVALTA; encoded by the coding sequence TTGAGCCTGCGCGGCTTCCTGCAGGCGATCCCCAAGGTGGAGCTCCATGTCCACCTCGAGGGCTCGATGGCCCCCGACACCCTCTGGGCGCTGGCGCGTCGCCACCGCGTCGACCTGCCGGCAAACGATCTCACCGGCCTGCGCCGCTGGTTCCGGTTCCGCGACTTCGAGCACTTCGTCGAGATCTATCTCACCCTCTCGGCGTGCCTCAAGGATGCCGAGGACATTCACCGCCTGGCGACGGACTTTCTCGCCGAGCAGGCGCGCCAGAATGTCGTCTACTCGGAGGTCCACTTCACGATCTCGACCCACGTCGCCAACGGCCTCGAGGGTGAGGCGGTGATGCAGGCTCTCGAGACCGCGGCCGCCGAGGCGAAGCGGCGTCACGACATTGAGGTGCGTTGGATTCCGGACATCGTGCGCAACAATCCCGTCGAGCGCGCCGACACCACCATCGAGTGGGCTCTCGCCGGTCGTGGCCGCGGGGTGGTGGCGCTGGGCCTGGCGGGTATGGAGAAGGGCTTCACCAACGACCCTTTCCTCGAGCACTTCGCCGCCGCTCGGGCCGCCGGCCTGCACCGAGTGGCCCACGCCGGCGAGCATGCCGGTCCGGAGTCGGTGTGGTCCGCCCTCGAAGACTGCGGTGCCGAGCGCATCGGCCACGGCGTTCGCGCCATCGAGGATGCTTCACTGGTCGCCGAGCTGGCGCGGCGCGGAGTGCCCGTCGAGGTCTGTCCGTCCTCGAACCTGTGTCTCGGCGTTTTTCCCGAGATGGCGCACCATTCCTTTGACGCCTTGCGTCGGGCCGGCGTCGCGGTGAGCGTCAATTCCGACGACCCACCGCTCTTCGACACCACCCTGTCGGACGAGTACTGGCGCCTGGCGCAGGCTTTCGGCTACGACGCCGGGGTGCTGGTGGAGCTGGCCCGAGCCGCCTTCGATCACGCCTTTGTCGGCAGTGCCGAGCGCCAAATCCTGAAGCAGCGCTTCGAGCGCGAGGTCGCGGCCTGCGCCGATCGCGAGGGGGTCGCCCTCACCGCCTAG
- a CDS encoding glycosyltransferase, with protein MPRRAIFWSYDPERPSFRIRLAPVIAELAARGWDCRIERFPRGRHLRRIAERRRDLESAELLVIAKLNLAPGERQLLRRWAPAVAFDFDDAIYLRKPRRLGQLPGRSLLRRFKFAESCRSADLVLAGNRELARHASPFSRRLEIAPTPITMERYPQGPAERRPQTLVWIGLGENLLYLDLLRPALARAAREFPEMVLRVVSSDAPRWDEVPIERVPWSADGEAMALATAGIGLMPLSDDAWTRGKCAFKLLQYMAAGLPCLASPVGTNFEVVVPDKTGYLCRDDDQWFFGLHRLLSEPDYAAALGWTGRRRAEAHYATARIAPRVADRLEEIATEGARR; from the coding sequence TTGCCTCGCCGAGCGATCTTCTGGAGCTACGACCCCGAGAGACCTTCCTTTCGGATTCGCCTCGCCCCGGTCATCGCCGAGCTCGCGGCGCGCGGCTGGGACTGCCGCATCGAGCGCTTCCCTCGCGGTCGTCACCTCCGCCGCATCGCCGAGCGCCGCCGGGACCTCGAATCGGCCGAGCTGTTGGTCATCGCCAAGCTCAACCTGGCGCCGGGAGAGCGCCAGCTCCTGCGCCGCTGGGCCCCCGCCGTCGCCTTCGACTTCGACGACGCCATCTACCTGCGCAAACCGCGCCGCCTCGGCCAATTGCCCGGCCGTTCCCTGCTGCGGCGATTCAAGTTCGCCGAGAGCTGCCGCAGCGCCGATCTGGTGCTGGCCGGCAATCGCGAGCTGGCGCGCCATGCCTCTCCGTTCAGCCGGCGCCTCGAGATTGCTCCGACGCCGATCACGATGGAGCGCTACCCCCAAGGCCCGGCGGAGCGCCGGCCCCAAACCCTGGTGTGGATCGGCCTGGGCGAGAACCTCCTCTATCTCGACCTCCTGCGGCCGGCTCTGGCTCGGGCGGCGCGGGAGTTCCCGGAGATGGTGCTGCGAGTGGTGTCGTCGGACGCCCCGCGCTGGGACGAGGTGCCGATCGAACGGGTGCCGTGGAGCGCCGACGGTGAGGCCATGGCCCTCGCCACCGCCGGCATCGGGCTGATGCCGCTGAGCGACGATGCCTGGACCCGTGGCAAGTGCGCCTTCAAGCTACTCCAGTACATGGCCGCCGGCCTGCCCTGCCTGGCGTCACCGGTCGGCACCAACTTCGAGGTGGTGGTGCCGGACAAGACCGGCTACCTGTGCCGCGACGACGATCAGTGGTTTTTCGGCCTGCATCGCCTGCTCAGCGAGCCGGACTACGCCGCCGCCCTCGGCTGGACCGGGCGCCGGCGCGCCGAGGCCCACTACGCCACCGCTCGCATCGCGCCGCGCGTCGCCGACCGGCTCGAAGAGATCGCCACCGAAGGCGCTAGGCGGTGA
- the aceE gene encoding pyruvate dehydrogenase (acetyl-transferring), homodimeric type: MAFEIPLPVTWYSGEEDTEAQETREWLDALADVVARKGESRAQFLLKKLVEATYGHGIDLPFVASTPYVNSIPRAEQPAYPGDRKLERRIKSLIRWNAMAMVVRANKKHDGLGGHISTFASSATLYQVGMNHFFKGRGESGFAGDTIYFQGHGSPGIYAQAFLEGRIGVEQLNNFRRELEPGGGLASYPHPWLMPDFWEYPTVSMGLGPISAIYQARFDRYLRDRGIADTSGRHVWCFMGDGETDEPESLGAITLAARQRLDNLIFVINCNLQRLDGPVRGNGKIIQELETIFRGAGWNVLKVIWGDDWDPLIEGDDSGLLVKRMNEVVDGQYQKYVVEPGDYIRQDFFGKYPQLLELVKHLSDEQLSKLRRGGHDPEKVHAAFKAAVDHVGQPTVILAKTVKGYGLGEAGEGRNVTHQQKKLNEQELRHFRDRFDIPIPDSKLASAPFYRPDDDSEEVQYLRERRAALGGSVPRRQVLVEALPQPPASVYDTFYGGIKRPVSTTMAFVQLLTKLLKDKQIGSHIVPIVPDEARTFGMESLFRQFGIYSSVGQVYEPVDAKMLLFYKEATDGQILEEGITEAGSMASFTAAGTSYASHGVDMIPFFIFYSMFGFQRIGDLIWAFADQRGRGFLLGATSGRTTLNGEGLQHEDGHSHILATTVPNVMAYDPAFAYEVAAIVRDGLKRMYEDREDIFYYITLCNENYEMPTMPEGAEEGILKGLYRFREAPAGEGERPAAQIFGSGPLLNTALEAQEILASRYGVAVDVWSATSYKELRREALEVERWNMLHPAEKARVPYVTALLSDAPGPVIAVSDYMKLVPDQIARWVPNGLFPLGTDGFGRSDTRESLRRFFEVDAAHVVVGTLSCLAQRGEVDNSLVARALAEFEIDPERPDPLLS, translated from the coding sequence ATGGCCTTTGAAATCCCGTTGCCCGTGACCTGGTACTCCGGTGAGGAAGATACCGAGGCCCAGGAAACCCGCGAGTGGCTCGATGCCCTCGCCGACGTCGTGGCGCGCAAAGGGGAGTCGCGGGCTCAGTTTCTCCTCAAGAAGCTGGTCGAGGCGACCTACGGCCACGGTATCGACCTGCCGTTCGTCGCCAGCACGCCCTATGTCAACTCGATCCCGCGGGCGGAGCAGCCGGCCTATCCCGGCGATCGCAAGCTCGAGCGACGGATCAAGAGCCTGATCCGCTGGAACGCCATGGCGATGGTGGTGCGGGCCAACAAGAAGCACGACGGCTTGGGAGGTCACATCTCGACCTTCGCTTCGTCGGCGACCCTCTACCAGGTGGGCATGAACCACTTCTTCAAGGGGCGCGGCGAGAGCGGCTTCGCGGGCGACACCATCTACTTCCAGGGCCACGGCTCTCCGGGTATCTATGCGCAGGCTTTTCTCGAGGGGCGCATCGGGGTCGAGCAGCTCAACAACTTCCGGCGTGAGCTGGAGCCGGGGGGGGGCCTGGCCTCTTACCCCCATCCCTGGCTGATGCCCGATTTCTGGGAGTACCCGACGGTCTCCATGGGACTGGGGCCGATCAGCGCCATCTACCAGGCGCGCTTCGACCGCTACCTGCGGGACCGCGGCATCGCCGACACCAGCGGCCGCCACGTGTGGTGCTTCATGGGCGACGGTGAGACCGATGAGCCGGAGTCCCTCGGCGCCATCACCCTGGCGGCTCGGCAACGGCTCGACAACCTGATCTTCGTCATCAACTGCAACCTGCAGCGCCTCGACGGTCCGGTGCGCGGCAACGGCAAGATCATCCAGGAGCTCGAGACCATCTTCCGCGGTGCCGGCTGGAATGTCCTCAAGGTGATCTGGGGCGACGACTGGGATCCGCTCATCGAAGGCGACGACAGCGGCCTGCTGGTGAAGCGCATGAACGAGGTGGTCGACGGTCAGTACCAGAAGTACGTGGTCGAGCCCGGGGACTACATCCGGCAGGATTTCTTCGGCAAGTATCCCCAGCTCCTCGAGCTGGTGAAGCACCTCTCGGATGAGCAGCTCAGCAAGCTGCGCCGCGGTGGTCACGACCCGGAAAAGGTCCATGCCGCCTTCAAGGCGGCCGTCGACCACGTCGGTCAGCCGACGGTGATCCTGGCCAAGACGGTCAAGGGCTACGGCCTCGGCGAGGCCGGCGAAGGGCGCAACGTCACCCACCAGCAGAAGAAGCTCAACGAGCAGGAGCTGCGCCACTTCCGCGACCGCTTCGATATTCCGATTCCGGACTCGAAGCTCGCCAGCGCGCCCTTCTATCGTCCCGACGACGACAGCGAAGAGGTCCAATACCTGCGCGAGCGGCGCGCCGCCCTCGGCGGCTCGGTGCCGCGGCGGCAGGTGCTGGTGGAGGCCCTGCCGCAGCCGCCGGCTTCCGTCTACGACACCTTCTACGGCGGCATCAAGCGTCCGGTGTCGACCACCATGGCCTTCGTCCAGCTACTCACCAAGCTTCTCAAGGACAAGCAGATCGGTTCCCACATCGTGCCGATCGTGCCCGACGAGGCGCGCACCTTCGGCATGGAGTCGCTGTTCCGCCAGTTCGGCATCTACTCGTCCGTCGGCCAGGTCTACGAGCCGGTCGACGCCAAGATGCTGCTGTTCTACAAAGAGGCCACCGACGGTCAGATCCTCGAAGAGGGCATCACCGAGGCCGGCTCGATGGCGTCCTTCACCGCCGCCGGCACCAGCTACGCCAGCCACGGCGTCGACATGATCCCGTTCTTCATCTTCTACTCGATGTTCGGGTTCCAGCGCATCGGCGATCTGATCTGGGCCTTCGCCGACCAGCGCGGCCGCGGCTTCCTGCTCGGCGCGACCTCCGGGCGCACCACCCTCAACGGCGAGGGCCTGCAGCACGAGGACGGCCACAGCCACATCCTGGCGACCACCGTCCCCAATGTGATGGCCTACGATCCGGCCTTCGCCTACGAGGTGGCGGCGATCGTGCGCGATGGCCTGAAGCGCATGTACGAGGATCGCGAGGACATCTTCTACTACATCACCCTGTGCAACGAGAACTACGAGATGCCGACCATGCCGGAGGGGGCCGAAGAGGGCATCCTCAAGGGGCTCTATCGCTTCCGCGAGGCACCGGCGGGAGAAGGGGAGCGTCCGGCGGCGCAGATTTTCGGTAGCGGTCCGCTGCTCAATACCGCCCTCGAGGCGCAGGAGATTCTCGCTTCGCGCTATGGCGTGGCGGTCGACGTGTGGAGTGCCACCAGCTACAAGGAGCTGCGGCGCGAGGCCCTCGAGGTGGAGCGTTGGAACATGCTGCACCCGGCGGAGAAGGCCCGGGTGCCCTACGTCACTGCGCTGCTGAGCGATGCGCCGGGACCGGTGATCGCGGTTTCCGACTACATGAAGCTGGTGCCGGATCAGATCGCTCGCTGGGTTCCCAACGGTCTCTTCCCGCTCGGCACCGACGGCTTCGGCCGCAGCGACACCCGCGAATCCCTGCGCCGCTTCTTCGAGGTCGATGCCGCTCACGTGGTGGTCGGAACGCTGTCCTGCCTGGCCCAGCGGGGCGAGGTCGACAACAGCCTGGTGGCACGGGCCCTGGCCGAGTTCGAGATCGACCCGGAGCGCCCCGACCCACTTCTTTCGTAG
- a CDS encoding YceI family protein — translation MKLRSLVVAAAILLVSPLAASAAHWSIDTSHSNVGFSVRHLVTPVPGRFTDFTGTIVYNADDLSKSSVELTVQATSVDTANDQRDGHLRSGDFFAVEEHPTVTFKSTKVSGSGTSLEVTGDFTMRGVTKSITVPVEVLGVMGKKAGFSTQFVIDRKEYGVSWNRLLDQGGAILGDEVKIQIDIEADLQEEDGAAKG, via the coding sequence ATGAAACTTCGTTCCCTCGTTGTGGCCGCCGCCATCCTGCTGGTCTCGCCGCTGGCGGCCAGTGCCGCCCACTGGTCGATCGATACCTCCCACAGCAACGTCGGCTTCTCGGTGCGCCATCTGGTGACGCCGGTTCCCGGGCGCTTCACCGACTTCACTGGCACCATCGTCTACAACGCCGACGATCTCTCCAAGTCGTCCGTCGAGCTGACCGTCCAGGCGACCAGCGTCGACACCGCCAACGATCAGCGCGACGGCCACCTGCGTTCCGGTGATTTCTTCGCCGTCGAGGAGCATCCGACGGTTACTTTCAAGAGCACCAAGGTCTCCGGCTCCGGTACCAGCCTCGAGGTCACCGGCGACTTCACCATGCGCGGCGTCACCAAGTCGATCACGGTGCCCGTCGAGGTGCTCGGCGTGATGGGCAAGAAGGCCGGCTTCAGCACCCAGTTCGTCATCGACCGCAAAGAGTACGGGGTTTCCTGGAACCGCCTGCTCGACCAGGGTGGAGCGATTCTCGGGGACGAGGTCAAGATCCAGATCGACATCGAAGCGGACCTTCAGGAAGAGGACGGCGCGGCCAAGGGCTGA
- a CDS encoding DUF2071 domain-containing protein, translated as MKLQTLLRDALFVNWALPCDKLPELPAPLRYQRHREGKDDRVLASVLLSRQMGLQFSLPFFRLSYPQLHLRFSVFDAQGDPAFYVASLLVPAWVAPATAMLARQRSMGARFRFPATARLRSDERWRWSVRNGSAFEVEGRFGAPTATDLGGWDDTVAYVMERPRSYIPVGHRLRRIDSEPVQIEPRPITAEILDLSLLVALEEAFDGTPVHSAWLCPSLPMVFELGAVPTPKLRTALPQTAPSSRSRLSSQGG; from the coding sequence ATGAAGCTGCAAACGCTGCTCCGGGATGCCCTCTTCGTCAACTGGGCTCTGCCCTGCGACAAGCTCCCGGAGCTTCCCGCTCCGCTGCGCTATCAGCGACACCGGGAGGGCAAGGACGATCGGGTGCTCGCCTCGGTGCTGCTGTCGCGGCAGATGGGCCTGCAGTTCTCCTTGCCCTTCTTCCGCCTCTCCTATCCGCAGCTCCACCTGCGCTTCAGCGTGTTCGACGCGCAGGGGGATCCGGCCTTTTACGTCGCTTCCCTGCTGGTTCCCGCCTGGGTGGCGCCGGCGACGGCCATGCTGGCCCGCCAGCGCTCCATGGGAGCGCGCTTCCGGTTCCCGGCCACGGCGCGCCTGCGCAGTGACGAGCGCTGGCGCTGGTCGGTGCGCAACGGCTCGGCCTTCGAAGTCGAAGGGCGCTTCGGAGCCCCGACCGCCACCGACCTCGGAGGCTGGGACGACACCGTGGCCTATGTCATGGAGCGTCCGCGCAGCTACATCCCGGTAGGGCACCGCTTGAGGCGAATCGACTCCGAGCCGGTGCAGATCGAGCCCCGACCGATCACGGCCGAGATCCTCGACCTCTCGCTCTTGGTCGCCCTTGAAGAAGCCTTCGACGGCACCCCGGTCCACTCCGCCTGGCTCTGCCCGTCCTTGCCGATGGTCTTCGAGCTCGGCGCCGTGCCGACCCCAAAGCTCAGGACCGCCCTGCCCCAGACCGCCCCGAGCTCGCGCTCGCGGTTGTCGTCCCAGGGGGGCTAG